In the genome of Deltaproteobacteria bacterium, the window ATGCTCCATCGTCAGTTCCGCCGGAGGAACTCTCTCGCCGCAAAAGTAACAGACTCCCCGGGCGCGTTTATTCTTCCACCACTGGCTCCTACGCAGCTCCCGTGCTTTGCTGCGTTCTCTCCTCAGGTCCGCTTCCGTAACTTCGGATACAAAAAAAGACTTTAGTTTCATGGCGAACTTCCCGATGCTTAATTCGTAAACGACAGTTGGAGATTATATACCAATGATTCCTGAAGGAAAGGGCTTGTTGAGTGAATTAATGCAAACCAGGAAAAACAACGGCTCGATCCGAGCCTGAGAGAGACCAGATGCAGACCGGGGCGGGATTAGGCCTGTCGAGACCGTTGACGGAGGGGATTGACTCAGGTTCTCTTTTTCAGTTAGTATTGCAGTGACTTGGCACTTTTCGTGCATTCGAGGAAACCGGTTCCTCCTGAACCGTAGGCGTCATTAATTGATTTAGGTTCTTCCCGACCGATCCGGGGCAGAGTCAAAATCGAGGAAAGGAACGGATCCGTGTTCTCGCCAGGTGTTATCGTTCCGGTCATCGTACTCGGGGTGAGCCTTTGCGTGCTGGCTCTTTCATTCGTTATGCACAAGAGGCGGAACCGGGAAGCCTTGGTGCAGTTGCAGAAGAAAGACGCCGAGCTTCGGAAGCTCACCAAGGATATTCAGGAGGTTGAAGAAAGCAAGACCCGGATGAGAGTCTCCTTTGAAAAATACCATAAGGATTACGTTGAAAATCTAAAGAAAGAAATTGAGGCAAGGGAAAACAAGATAACCGTTCTTCAGAGCGAGCTGGAAACGCTCAAGGACAAAGCCAAGGCAAAAGACATCGCTCACAACATACGTGTTTTGCAGTCTGAAAGGGACGCGCTGCAAACCGAATTGCAGAACGGCGAGGTTGGCGAGTCGAATCCACAAATGACGGTCAGCCTGGATCAACTCTATTCCCTCAAGAATCAAATTACACGGCTCAAAGTGGACAACTCGCGCCTTCGTTCGTTGGCTGAGGAATATAAGATCCGTTACGAAGACATGCTTCAGTTCGGTCACAAGATCAAATTGGAGAATCGGAACCTTCAAGACCAAATACAGAAGCTGATGGAAAAAATGGCTGGCCCGATACGGGTGAAACGGAAGTAAACGGCCGATTCATCGGAAACTCGGAGACTAGACGAGATGGCTCGGATTGACGGCTTTTTTAAACTGATGCATGACCAGGGGGCTTCCGACCTGCATCTGGCTTCCGGATCGCAGCCCGTATTGAGAATTCGGGGTGAGATGGAACGCGTCCGGTATAAGGTCTTCGACAACGAAGAATTGAAGGTTATGCTCTACGAAATCGCTCCGGAGCTCAAAGTCAAGGAATTCGAAGAAACGGGGGACATTGACTTTGCTTACGCCATTCCGGGGCTGGCCCGGTACCGGGCGAACTATTTTCAACAGCGAAACGGCTTAGGAGCCGTTTTTCGGGAGATTCCCAGCCGGATCATGACCATAAAGGAGCTGGGTCTCCCTCTCATCCTCGAGAAATTGGCCATGCTGCCCAGGGGGCTCGTTCTCGTCACAGGACCCACGGGCAGTGGAAAATCCACCACTCTGGCCGCCGTCATTGATTATGCCAATCGTAATCGGAAAGATCATATCATAACCATCGAAGATCCCATCGAGTTTGTTCATGCACATAAACAGTGCATTATCAATCAACGCGAGGTCGAGACGCATACGAGGAATTTTTCGGCGGCCCTCCGGGGAGCGTTGCGTGAAGACCCGGACGTTATTCTGGTGGGAGAAATGCGGGATCTTGAAACCATATCGTTGGCATTGGAGGCAGCCGAGACAGGACACCTGGTGTTCGCCACCTTGCACACGAACAGCGCCGCCAAAACCGTGGACCGCGTCATCAATGTGTTTCCGGACCATCAGCAGCCTCAGGTCAGAGCCACGCTGGCGGATTCAATACGCGGAGTGGTCTGCCAAACGCTGTTCAAGCGGCTCGATGTGAAGGGGCGCGTGGCGGCTCTCGAGATCATGATCGCCACTCCCGCCGTCCGCAATCTGGTTCGGGAGAACAAGACGTTTCAAATCCCTTCTTCCATTCAGACCGGGAGGAAGTACGGCATGGTCAGTCTGGACGACGCGATCATGGAACTGGTGCAGAAGGGATGGGTAAGCCCCAAGGACGCGTACAACAAGTGTGTGGAGAAATCCAAATTTCGCCATCTGTTTAACGGTGAGGCGGAAGATTTTACAGAGGTGTAAGTCGTGCAACGGGCTGAACTGGATTATATGCTAACGCAGATGATCGAGTCCTACAAAGGCGTGTCGGACGTATTTTTTGTAGTGGACCGACCGCCTCAAGTGGAAGCTTTCGGCGAACTGAGACCGGTCAAGCTCAACCCCTTCATTGCAAAGCTTTATCCCTTTCACACCGAATGCATTGCATTGAACCTGTTGCAGAACAGCGCCAGGCTTATGCATTCGCTTTTTCAATACGGCTCCTGTGACCTCTCGTACGCAGTTCCGCGCAAGGCTCGATTCAGAGTGAACATCTTTTCTCAACGCGGTCAGTACTCCATCGTCATGCGCAAACTGGAAAACCGCGTGCCCACCATCGAGGAACTCGAGTTGCCGGAGGTGTTCCAGACTATTGCGGAGGAACGCACGGGCATCGTCTTGTTCACCGGCGCTACGGGCACCGGAAAATCCACCTCTTTGGCGGCGCTTATCGACCATATAA includes:
- a CDS encoding HNH endonuclease, giving the protein MKLKSFFVSEVTEADLRRERSKARELRRSQWWKNKRARGVCYFCGERVPPAELTMEHVVPLVRGGKSIKSNLVPACKSCNTKKKYLLPIEWEEYLDSIKKTES
- a CDS encoding type IV pilus twitching motility protein PilT; protein product: MARIDGFFKLMHDQGASDLHLASGSQPVLRIRGEMERVRYKVFDNEELKVMLYEIAPELKVKEFEETGDIDFAYAIPGLARYRANYFQQRNGLGAVFREIPSRIMTIKELGLPLILEKLAMLPRGLVLVTGPTGSGKSTTLAAVIDYANRNRKDHIITIEDPIEFVHAHKQCIINQREVETHTRNFSAALRGALREDPDVILVGEMRDLETISLALEAAETGHLVFATLHTNSAAKTVDRVINVFPDHQQPQVRATLADSIRGVVCQTLFKRLDVKGRVAALEIMIATPAVRNLVRENKTFQIPSSIQTGRKYGMVSLDDAIMELVQKGWVSPKDAYNKCVEKSKFRHLFNGEAEDFTEV